From one Luteolibacter sp. SL250 genomic stretch:
- a CDS encoding winged helix-turn-helix transcriptional regulator: MSPENHILRDLAAGRSTAAAIADRLGMEKDEVRAHLSRLINEGKVTISVHLAGTIPIYELAKL; the protein is encoded by the coding sequence ATGTCACCAGAGAACCACATCCTCCGCGACCTGGCCGCGGGCCGATCCACCGCCGCCGCCATCGCCGACCGCCTCGGCATGGAGAAGGACGAAGTCCGCGCCCACCTCTCCCGCCTCATCAACGAGGGCAAGGTCACCATCTCCGTCCACCTCGCCGGAACCATCCCCATCTACGAACTCGCCAAGCTCTGA
- a CDS encoding N-formylglutamate amidohydrolase, giving the protein MISCLFSCEHATCAVPEAFRETFKGSEETVASVKGWDPGALNLAQGFSMKFRTPLVHGDVTRLLIDLNEDGDLRWSNFSGKLPETTRAKLVDRHERPYRQALRSRITDDLGRNHQVLHVMIHTEEGGPELLLETVRDGLAREVADGWKARLSANGVEMRVVKIDGNGLMERLVVNYPEDRYGLLRLKVPQSYFLEGKPLRWETLKKFLLTTLPLVVAGLEE; this is encoded by the coding sequence ATGATCTCTTGTTTGTTCAGTTGCGAACACGCCACCTGTGCCGTGCCGGAGGCGTTCCGCGAGACGTTCAAGGGGTCGGAGGAAACCGTCGCTTCGGTCAAGGGGTGGGACCCGGGGGCGCTGAACCTGGCGCAGGGATTCTCGATGAAGTTCCGCACGCCGCTGGTCCACGGGGATGTGACGCGGTTGCTGATCGACCTGAACGAGGATGGCGACCTGCGCTGGAGCAATTTTTCGGGCAAGCTGCCGGAAACGACGCGGGCGAAGCTGGTGGACCGTCATGAACGGCCCTACCGGCAGGCGCTGCGATCCCGCATCACGGACGACCTGGGACGGAACCACCAGGTGCTGCACGTGATGATCCACACGGAGGAAGGCGGGCCGGAACTGCTGCTGGAGACGGTGCGTGACGGACTCGCCCGCGAGGTGGCGGATGGCTGGAAAGCGAGGCTGTCCGCGAACGGCGTGGAGATGAGGGTGGTGAAGATCGATGGCAACGGGCTGATGGAGCGGCTGGTGGTGAACTATCCGGAGGACCGCTACGGGCTGTTGCGTCTGAAGGTTCCTCAGTCGTATTTCCTGGAAGGGAAGCCGCTGCGTTGGGAGACGCTGAAGAAGTTCCTGCTCACGACGCTGCCGCTGGTGGTGGCGGGGTTGGAGGAGTGA
- a CDS encoding DnaB-like helicase N-terminal domain-containing protein — protein sequence MAKPSHEESTLRPQPHAVGPEKSVLSSLLKEPERCFRRARELGVTEASFHLPGHALLFTELERAGDGPGETDLVALIHSLDDRSLLGAVGGPSALTDIYTYAPSAAAFDRHVDILRDKEVQRAMLRHFREGIEAVYADPAETRSHLERVTEALRGLNATRGSVARSLRERAGLLRYDATTVPPGEEICLLLGDIPVAARGNLTVIQGKSKVGKSAVVSAILGTVQVSAATEPGDCLGFRWQGREGAVNGAIIHLDTEQSPADWHALVTRGARRAGLAVPLGRLISLPLVTFSRGERLALLRELLEHERDHGNGTEVLVIDGVADLCISPNDEAEGLELVSRLMALAQEFGIAVVLIIHENPGTDTAKTRGHLGSELNRKAFANLRIDKDPSTGLSVIYGTDMRKRDIPQNHGFCFGWDDAARMHVYKGRNATMKAEMRERDAITRAREEWKRIFEQKGKMDCFPFLTVRDAIELERDIKGKAESTTETTMKKRLQRAEVLGILEKTARGVYQLKPKGKTGHHRESE from the coding sequence ATGGCAAAACCATCCCATGAGGAGTCCACCCTGCGGCCGCAACCCCACGCCGTCGGCCCGGAGAAGTCGGTGCTTTCCAGCCTGCTGAAGGAACCGGAGCGGTGCTTCCGGAGGGCGCGGGAACTGGGGGTGACGGAGGCGTCTTTCCACCTGCCCGGCCACGCGCTGCTGTTCACGGAACTGGAACGCGCGGGCGACGGGCCGGGGGAGACCGACCTGGTGGCGCTCATCCATTCGCTGGACGACCGGAGCCTGCTGGGCGCGGTCGGTGGGCCATCCGCGCTGACGGACATCTACACCTACGCTCCGTCAGCGGCGGCGTTCGACCGGCACGTGGACATCCTGCGGGACAAGGAAGTGCAGCGGGCGATGCTGCGGCATTTCCGTGAAGGGATCGAGGCGGTGTACGCGGATCCTGCGGAAACGCGGAGCCATCTGGAGCGGGTGACGGAGGCGCTGCGCGGGCTGAACGCCACCCGTGGTTCCGTCGCCAGGTCCCTGCGGGAAAGGGCGGGGCTGCTGCGCTATGACGCCACCACCGTGCCGCCGGGGGAGGAGATCTGCCTGCTGCTGGGGGACATCCCGGTCGCCGCGCGCGGGAACCTCACCGTCATCCAGGGGAAATCGAAGGTGGGGAAATCCGCCGTCGTCTCCGCCATCCTCGGCACGGTGCAGGTGTCCGCCGCCACGGAGCCGGGGGACTGCCTGGGCTTCCGCTGGCAGGGACGGGAGGGGGCGGTGAACGGGGCCATCATCCACCTGGACACGGAGCAGAGTCCGGCGGACTGGCACGCGCTGGTCACGCGCGGCGCACGGCGGGCCGGGCTGGCGGTGCCGCTGGGGCGGCTCATTTCCCTGCCGCTGGTCACCTTTTCCCGCGGGGAGCGGCTGGCCCTGCTGCGGGAACTGCTGGAGCATGAACGGGACCACGGCAACGGCACGGAGGTTCTGGTCATCGACGGCGTCGCGGACCTCTGCATCAGCCCGAACGATGAGGCGGAGGGGCTGGAGCTGGTGTCCCGGCTCATGGCGCTGGCGCAGGAGTTCGGCATCGCCGTGGTCCTCATCATCCATGAGAATCCCGGCACGGACACGGCGAAGACGCGCGGCCACCTGGGCAGCGAGCTGAACCGGAAGGCATTCGCCAACCTGCGGATCGACAAGGACCCGTCCACCGGCCTGTCCGTCATCTACGGCACGGACATGCGCAAGCGGGACATCCCGCAGAACCACGGCTTCTGCTTCGGCTGGGATGACGCGGCGAGGATGCACGTTTACAAGGGCCGCAACGCCACCATGAAGGCGGAGATGCGGGAGCGCGACGCCATCACCCGCGCACGGGAGGAGTGGAAGAGGATTTTCGAGCAGAAAGGGAAAATGGACTGCTTTCCCTTTCTGACCGTCCGGGACGCGATCGAGCTGGAAAGGGACATCAAAGGGAAAGCGGAATCCACCACGGAGACCACCATGAAGAAGCGGCTGCAACGTGCCGAAGTCCTTGGTATTCTGGAGAAAACGGCGAGAGGTGTCTATCAGCTCAAGCCCAAAGGGAAAACGGGACATCATAGGGAAAGTGAGTGA
- the trpD gene encoding anthranilate phosphoribosyltransferase, with the protein MDALIHHLEHGQELSPREVEVAAGLLLDAGVPDEKKGRLLEALSKKGETPAEIAGFVEAFLVHAIDPGVADLELEGPTIDVCGTGGSKMDLFNFSSTAMFIVAAAGGVVLKHGNRGITSKSGGADVLEALGVRIDLPPEGFRKCIREAGVGFLFAPNYHPAFKAVAPIRKELAGRGVRTIFNIIGPLMNPARPECQLVGVFAREFCPAFAEILQRLGRDSAWAVHGSVSGGRVIDEVSLMGPTRICKAGAYQDLEDEEITPEDFGLARVDPEDLRGGDAKVNAAILEAILEGRETGAKRDMVLLNSGAALACAGLADHIGDGIELSREVIASGAALDRLRRLQKAAV; encoded by the coding sequence ATGGACGCTTTGATTCATCATCTGGAACACGGGCAGGAGCTGTCTCCACGGGAGGTGGAGGTGGCGGCGGGGCTTTTGCTGGACGCGGGGGTGCCGGATGAAAAGAAGGGACGGCTGCTGGAGGCGCTGTCGAAGAAGGGGGAGACCCCGGCGGAGATCGCGGGGTTCGTGGAGGCGTTCCTGGTGCATGCGATCGATCCGGGAGTGGCGGACCTGGAACTGGAAGGGCCGACCATCGATGTCTGCGGGACGGGTGGGTCGAAGATGGACCTGTTCAACTTTTCCTCCACGGCCATGTTCATCGTGGCGGCGGCGGGGGGCGTGGTGCTGAAGCACGGGAACCGCGGGATCACCTCGAAAAGCGGCGGCGCGGATGTGCTGGAGGCGCTGGGCGTGCGGATCGACCTGCCGCCGGAGGGCTTCCGGAAGTGCATCCGGGAGGCGGGCGTGGGTTTCCTTTTCGCGCCGAACTACCACCCGGCGTTCAAGGCGGTCGCGCCGATCCGGAAGGAGCTGGCGGGGCGTGGGGTGAGGACCATTTTCAACATCATCGGCCCGCTGATGAACCCGGCGCGGCCGGAGTGCCAGTTGGTGGGGGTGTTCGCGCGGGAGTTCTGCCCGGCGTTCGCGGAGATCCTCCAGCGGCTGGGCCGTGACAGCGCGTGGGCGGTGCATGGCTCCGTCAGCGGGGGCCGGGTGATTGATGAGGTGAGCCTGATGGGGCCGACGCGGATCTGCAAGGCGGGCGCCTACCAGGATCTGGAGGACGAGGAGATCACGCCGGAGGACTTCGGCCTCGCCCGGGTGGACCCGGAGGACCTGCGGGGTGGCGACGCGAAGGTGAACGCGGCGATCCTGGAGGCCATCCTGGAAGGCCGGGAAACGGGCGCGAAGCGGGACATGGTTTTGCTCAATTCCGGCGCGGCGCTTGCTTGTGCCGGTCTGGCGGACCACATCGGCGACGGCATCGAGCTGTCGCGGGAGGTGATCGCCAGCGGTGCGGCGCTGGACCGCCTGCGCCGCCTGCAGAAAGCCGCCGTCTGA
- a CDS encoding 4-alpha-glucanotransferase, which translates to MKKIVFRVNYHTVTGQSLWVKISVKMGDATFEHLLPMRWISGTQWQTEWETGWSTSAGFLLFTYRYVFRQEGNGVELEEWGGPRMIGAFEDAVVALDTWCSAGTVDHAYATKAFGAAGRRRVEGTVESRGNHDFQLRMAAVPEGMAVCLTGNAEELGCWDPARALVMAESAPDVWKVRVGMAAGRDVDYKYGLYDVAEGRLVHLEKGENRRIHSPVVAGNQSTRISDEAYRRDDSQLFRGAGVAVPVFSLRSRDGLGVGEFSDLKPLADWAAAAGLGIIQILPVNDTTSSHTWTDSYPYSAISAFALHPIYLRVDAMGFTMPEDFHRRLGGAREKLNALPQVDHEGVMAAKTALLREIYDAHRSAIHADAGFRAFVEGNRGWVVPYAAFCVLRDRKGTAEFSKWGEWAVYDAARVAELAREGGPDWDAVAWHLWLQYELDRQLMDAVGHLHGRGVVLKGDLPIGIDRESVDAWSAPELYHMDAQTGAPPDAFAVKGQNWGFPTYNWGLMKQDGYAWWRERFARLSRYFDAYRIDHILGFFRIWQVPYEQVDGIMGWFDPALAIHVDEIWERGIPFDRERFCAPYLREESLEERFGADVAEVKARFLDDRGKGAWRLKPEVDTQRKIIGLPDDALTGRVREALLDCVSDVLFFEAPGSGGQEYHPRCGMQLTRSYAALDADVKAKVEDLYNDYFYRRQEDYWQAQGYEKLPAMRRASDMLLCGEDLGMVPACVPGVLKETGILSLEIQRMPKAPGSRFFNPADAPYMSVVSPSTHDMPTLREWWTEDREATKDFAWEMFGIAAPPEELDGALAERIIAQHLHSPAMWAIFPLQDLLAMDETLRHPDAAAERINVPAIMPYYWRYRMHLEVEVLAAAENFNTRLGGLVRESGR; encoded by the coding sequence ATGAAAAAAATCGTCTTCCGGGTCAACTACCACACCGTTACCGGGCAGAGCCTGTGGGTGAAGATCTCCGTGAAGATGGGGGACGCGACGTTCGAGCACCTGCTGCCGATGCGGTGGATCAGCGGGACGCAGTGGCAGACGGAGTGGGAGACGGGCTGGAGCACGAGCGCGGGGTTCCTGCTTTTCACCTACCGCTATGTGTTCCGGCAGGAAGGAAACGGGGTGGAGCTGGAGGAATGGGGCGGGCCGAGGATGATCGGCGCGTTCGAGGACGCGGTGGTGGCGCTGGACACGTGGTGTTCCGCCGGGACGGTGGACCATGCGTATGCGACGAAGGCCTTCGGCGCGGCGGGCAGGCGGCGGGTGGAGGGCACCGTGGAGTCACGGGGGAATCATGATTTCCAACTGCGGATGGCGGCGGTGCCGGAGGGCATGGCGGTCTGCCTGACGGGAAATGCGGAGGAACTGGGCTGCTGGGACCCGGCGCGCGCGCTGGTGATGGCGGAGTCCGCGCCGGATGTGTGGAAGGTCCGCGTGGGCATGGCCGCAGGGCGGGATGTGGATTACAAATACGGCCTCTACGACGTGGCGGAGGGCAGGCTGGTGCATCTGGAAAAGGGGGAGAACCGCCGGATTCATAGTCCGGTGGTGGCGGGGAACCAGTCCACCCGCATCAGTGACGAGGCGTACCGGCGGGACGACAGCCAGCTTTTCCGCGGAGCGGGCGTGGCGGTGCCGGTCTTTTCCCTGCGCAGCCGGGACGGGCTGGGCGTGGGCGAATTTTCCGACCTGAAGCCGCTGGCGGACTGGGCCGCTGCGGCGGGCCTGGGGATCATCCAGATCCTGCCGGTCAATGACACGACGTCCTCCCACACGTGGACGGACTCCTATCCTTACTCCGCCATCAGCGCGTTCGCGCTGCACCCCATCTACCTGCGGGTGGATGCCATGGGCTTCACCATGCCGGAGGATTTCCACCGGCGGCTGGGCGGGGCGCGGGAAAAGCTCAACGCGCTGCCACAGGTGGACCATGAGGGGGTGATGGCGGCGAAGACGGCGCTGCTGCGGGAGATCTACGATGCGCACCGTAGTGCCATCCATGCGGATGCCGGATTCCGCGCGTTCGTGGAGGGGAACCGTGGCTGGGTGGTGCCCTACGCCGCGTTCTGCGTGCTGCGCGACCGGAAGGGGACGGCGGAGTTTTCAAAGTGGGGGGAGTGGGCGGTCTATGACGCGGCGCGGGTGGCGGAGCTGGCGCGCGAGGGCGGGCCGGACTGGGACGCGGTGGCGTGGCACTTGTGGTTGCAATACGAACTGGACCGCCAGCTCATGGACGCGGTGGGCCATCTCCACGGGCGCGGCGTGGTTCTGAAGGGGGACCTGCCCATCGGCATCGACCGGGAGTCCGTGGACGCGTGGTCCGCGCCGGAACTCTACCACATGGACGCGCAGACGGGCGCGCCGCCGGACGCCTTTGCCGTGAAGGGGCAGAACTGGGGCTTCCCCACCTACAACTGGGGCCTGATGAAACAGGACGGCTACGCCTGGTGGCGGGAGCGGTTCGCCCGGTTGAGCCGCTACTTCGATGCCTACCGCATCGACCACATCCTGGGCTTCTTCCGCATCTGGCAGGTGCCGTATGAACAGGTGGACGGCATCATGGGTTGGTTCGACCCGGCGCTGGCCATCCATGTGGATGAGATCTGGGAACGGGGCATCCCGTTCGACCGGGAGCGGTTCTGTGCGCCGTATCTGCGGGAGGAGTCGCTGGAGGAGCGGTTCGGCGCGGATGTGGCGGAGGTGAAGGCGCGTTTCCTGGATGACCGGGGAAAAGGCGCGTGGCGGCTGAAGCCGGAGGTGGACACGCAGCGGAAGATCATCGGCCTGCCGGACGACGCGCTGACCGGGCGGGTGCGGGAGGCGCTGCTGGACTGCGTGAGCGACGTCCTGTTTTTCGAGGCTCCGGGATCTGGCGGTCAGGAATACCATCCACGCTGCGGCATGCAGCTCACCCGCAGCTACGCCGCGCTGGATGCGGACGTGAAGGCGAAGGTCGAAGACCTCTACAACGACTATTTCTACCGCAGGCAGGAGGACTACTGGCAGGCGCAGGGTTACGAGAAGCTGCCGGCCATGCGCCGCGCCAGTGACATGCTGCTGTGCGGGGAGGATCTGGGCATGGTCCCCGCATGCGTGCCGGGCGTGCTGAAGGAAACGGGCATCCTGTCGCTGGAGATCCAGCGGATGCCGAAGGCGCCGGGCAGCCGCTTCTTCAACCCGGCGGATGCGCCCTACATGAGTGTGGTCAGCCCCTCCACCCACGACATGCCGACCCTCCGCGAGTGGTGGACGGAGGACCGTGAGGCGACGAAGGATTTCGCGTGGGAGATGTTCGGCATCGCCGCGCCACCGGAGGAACTGGACGGGGCGCTGGCGGAGCGCATCATCGCGCAGCACCTGCACTCGCCCGCCATGTGGGCCATCTTCCCGCTGCAGGACCTGCTGGCGATGGATGAGACGCTGCGCCACCCGGACGCCGCGGCGGAGAGGATCAACGTGCCCGCCATCATGCCCTACTACTGGCGCTACCGCATGCACCTGGAGGTGGAGGTGCTGGCGGCGGCGGAGAATTTCAACACGCGGCTGGGCGGGCTGGTGAGGGAGTCCGGCAGATGA
- a CDS encoding Lar family restriction alleviation protein: MSSILTSPIPLVACPCCKAPGELFQHRDGGYVVECSDSLDCKQWPMTDVHPTPEEAATAWNEGHTH; the protein is encoded by the coding sequence ATGTCCTCCATCCTCACCAGCCCCATTCCGCTTGTCGCCTGCCCCTGCTGCAAGGCCCCGGGCGAACTCTTCCAGCACCGCGACGGCGGCTACGTCGTCGAGTGTTCGGATTCCCTCGACTGCAAGCAGTGGCCCATGACCGACGTCCATCCCACCCCGGAGGAAGCCGCCACCGCCTGGAACGAAGGCCACACCCACTGA
- a CDS encoding host-nuclease inhibitor Gam family protein gives MPAKKKKAALPAIETLEQFHATVDQIAQLEVSLRGAAAIRDAAIQKVQEQYDGPIEDKKARMKSLVDLAGTYAKAHRDTVFGAKLRSAATALANFGLRSGNDALKPLNNKWTWGKILDALKPTGKFIRTVEEIDKDALHGAKLSDAELAAIGMRVDRVERFYVEAKSSDATRISTELEPTA, from the coding sequence ATGCCCGCCAAGAAAAAGAAAGCCGCCCTGCCCGCCATCGAAACCCTCGAACAGTTCCACGCCACCGTGGATCAGATCGCCCAGCTTGAGGTTTCCCTCCGTGGGGCCGCCGCCATCCGCGACGCCGCCATCCAGAAAGTCCAGGAACAATACGACGGCCCCATTGAGGACAAGAAGGCCCGCATGAAATCCCTGGTCGACCTCGCGGGCACCTACGCCAAGGCCCACCGCGACACCGTCTTCGGCGCGAAGCTCCGCTCCGCCGCCACCGCCCTCGCCAACTTCGGCCTCCGTTCCGGGAATGACGCCCTCAAGCCCCTCAACAACAAGTGGACCTGGGGCAAGATCCTCGACGCCCTCAAGCCGACCGGGAAGTTCATCCGCACCGTCGAGGAAATCGACAAGGATGCCCTCCACGGCGCGAAGCTCAGCGACGCCGAACTCGCCGCCATCGGCATGCGCGTCGACCGCGTCGAACGCTTCTACGTCGAGGCCAAGTCCTCCGACGCCACCCGCATCTCCACCGAGCTGGAACCCACCGCGTGA
- a CDS encoding GNAT family N-acetyltransferase: MTGVRLRQWQDGDLDRFAEMNADPEVMRWFLKCPSATESAAMMERFRVDIDRRGWGLWAVEVDGDFAGFTGLSEPAFTAAFTPCVEIGWRFRREYWGRGIAFEAARQAEDFAFGELGLAELVSFTTEGNLRSRRLMERLGFTRNPAEDFPHPLVPAGHALVRHVLYRKAG; this comes from the coding sequence ATGACCGGCGTGCGGCTACGGCAGTGGCAGGACGGCGACCTGGATCGGTTCGCGGAAATGAACGCGGACCCGGAGGTGATGCGTTGGTTCCTGAAATGTCCGTCCGCCACGGAGTCCGCCGCGATGATGGAGCGTTTCCGCGTGGACATCGACCGGCGGGGCTGGGGCCTGTGGGCGGTGGAGGTGGACGGGGATTTCGCCGGGTTCACGGGGCTGTCCGAGCCTGCCTTCACGGCGGCGTTCACCCCCTGCGTGGAGATCGGATGGCGCTTCCGGAGGGAATATTGGGGCCGGGGGATCGCGTTCGAGGCGGCCCGGCAGGCGGAGGATTTCGCGTTTGGGGAGCTGGGGTTGGCGGAACTCGTGTCCTTCACGACGGAGGGCAACCTGCGGTCCAGACGGCTGATGGAGCGGCTGGGATTCACAAGGAATCCGGCGGAGGATTTCCCGCATCCGCTGGTTCCGGCGGGGCATGCGCTGGTGAGGCATGTGCTTTACCGGAAGGCGGGGTGA
- a CDS encoding AAA family ATPase produces MSTPEKHSATASLQISAQNFETALASYDDESADVLRFWFFTARERGWSLPKLQEATGISTSTLSRVLRNIYEGDTPGIIEKLRRARENFVEAVSNPDFIETSLSRQMFAIFDKTRALGNVSILWGKMGIGKTTIIREYQRLNNHGRTVAIRFPAGATFTTFLKQVAKSCGLSPTGKNHFELRGLIIKILSAGKRLLIVDELHQAFLTCGPEVAVRCCELLREIADEAGCGMVLVGTEALEESILHGQYKEALAQLVDRGTVQIPLPAKPTRKDIEAFVAHYGHRLPGKDDTTGAKAIIDDIITHSGLRKLTMHLRDGAAYANKREETYTWPHFVAAFDAIQSLGKQ; encoded by the coding sequence ATGAGCACCCCTGAAAAGCACTCCGCCACCGCCAGCCTCCAGATCTCCGCGCAGAACTTCGAGACTGCCCTCGCCTCCTACGATGACGAATCCGCCGACGTCCTCCGCTTCTGGTTCTTCACCGCCCGCGAGCGCGGCTGGTCCCTGCCGAAGCTCCAGGAAGCCACCGGCATCTCCACCTCCACCCTCAGCCGCGTCCTGCGCAACATCTACGAGGGCGACACCCCCGGCATCATCGAAAAGCTGCGCCGCGCCCGCGAGAACTTCGTCGAGGCCGTTTCCAATCCCGACTTCATCGAGACCTCCCTCAGCCGCCAGATGTTCGCCATCTTCGACAAGACCCGCGCCCTGGGGAATGTCTCCATCCTGTGGGGGAAGATGGGCATCGGGAAAACCACCATCATCCGCGAATACCAGCGCCTCAACAATCACGGGCGCACCGTCGCCATCCGCTTCCCCGCCGGGGCCACCTTCACCACCTTCCTCAAGCAGGTCGCCAAAAGCTGCGGCCTCTCACCCACCGGGAAGAACCACTTCGAACTGCGCGGCCTCATCATCAAGATCCTCTCCGCCGGGAAGCGCCTCCTCATCGTGGATGAACTCCACCAGGCATTCCTCACCTGCGGCCCGGAGGTCGCCGTCCGCTGCTGCGAGCTGCTCCGTGAGATTGCGGATGAAGCCGGTTGCGGGATGGTCCTCGTCGGCACGGAGGCCCTGGAGGAATCCATCCTCCACGGCCAATACAAGGAAGCCCTCGCCCAGCTCGTTGACCGCGGCACCGTCCAGATCCCGCTCCCTGCCAAGCCCACCCGCAAGGACATCGAAGCCTTCGTCGCCCACTACGGCCACCGCCTCCCTGGCAAGGACGACACCACCGGCGCGAAGGCCATCATCGACGACATCATCACCCATTCCGGTTTGCGGAAGCTCACCATGCACCTCCGCGACGGAGCCGCCTACGCCAACAAGCGCGAGGAGACCTACACCTGGCCCCACTTCGTCGCCGCCTTCGATGCCATCCAGTCCCTCGGCAAGCAGTAA
- a CDS encoding tetratricopeptide repeat protein, which yields MLLFSAAIPFFAVQTTRAQEPPPAAPAQFDPSDVYFQGYLATRAAEKLEADGDFIGAAEKLNQASKFFESVRRYYPDWKKDMVAGRAEKTTEAIASVRPKAEEQRKKNQGAVAELEGGARAGAMPAPPTDPNPGVLAADPLLTRRLTEALQEVQRLRNQISNSRPNEASRNASRVGDLERQRDSLAAQLRAAETNVESLRARLTNSPAENEYKALNKRIEGLEMEREAMARALAQSRGAHSEALGKIANLEADVSNLRQEAAKLKQQQVDSERNLTKERGVANEVVAGMRRQLDSMEKALKAKGDELDKANRRIAGLQVELEQSRAAFDDLRTERDGLLLERDQMAALLKLNEAGRIQQLIEQNMGLAKQLREATEKVDRLDLDNNATKDELTETLRDLAMAKEQINAFRKERIKQEKRLEELQARLKNEEGALARGEVAADPAEVEMLRDIIKRQIRAQNHRKEARDILVEAAKKLGSQDENVARAIEMFEGEEIQLSPEEQKLIADRQVDGEFISPFARDRATVEGATQGLKRELESYDRAATRAFAAERYHPAKELFQMIVDANPGDTSALCKLGVIQLKLNDLAGADNAFRRAIELDESNPYAHMMLGLTLHSAGNAAEAEEHVARSVELAPDSYKAQMLLGFIQFGQGKTSEAESHFKAAISADPVLSDPYINLALISVKKKKLDEARTYYQQALERGALPDPRLEKLLASSAP from the coding sequence GTGCTCCTCTTCTCGGCGGCGATCCCGTTTTTCGCCGTACAGACGACGCGCGCCCAGGAACCCCCTCCGGCGGCACCGGCCCAGTTCGACCCGTCCGACGTTTATTTCCAGGGCTACCTCGCCACCCGTGCGGCGGAGAAGCTGGAGGCCGACGGCGACTTCATCGGCGCGGCGGAAAAGCTCAACCAGGCCAGCAAGTTCTTCGAAAGCGTCCGCCGTTACTATCCTGACTGGAAAAAGGACATGGTCGCCGGACGCGCGGAAAAGACCACCGAGGCCATCGCCAGCGTCCGCCCGAAGGCGGAGGAACAGCGCAAGAAGAACCAGGGAGCCGTGGCGGAACTGGAGGGCGGTGCCCGCGCCGGTGCCATGCCAGCGCCCCCGACCGATCCCAATCCCGGCGTGCTCGCCGCGGATCCCCTGCTCACCCGCCGCCTCACGGAGGCCCTCCAGGAGGTCCAGCGCCTCCGCAACCAGATCTCCAATTCCAGACCGAACGAAGCGTCCCGCAACGCCTCCCGCGTCGGTGACCTGGAACGCCAGCGGGACTCCCTGGCCGCCCAGCTCCGCGCTGCGGAAACCAATGTCGAGAGCCTCCGTGCACGCCTCACCAACTCCCCGGCGGAGAACGAATACAAGGCGCTCAACAAGCGCATCGAGGGACTGGAAATGGAACGCGAGGCGATGGCACGCGCGCTCGCCCAGAGCCGTGGCGCCCACTCGGAGGCACTCGGGAAGATCGCCAACCTCGAAGCGGATGTGAGCAACCTCCGCCAGGAAGCCGCCAAGCTGAAACAACAGCAGGTGGACTCCGAGCGGAACCTCACCAAGGAACGCGGCGTGGCCAACGAAGTCGTCGCCGGCATGCGCCGCCAGCTCGACAGCATGGAAAAGGCCCTCAAGGCCAAGGGCGACGAACTCGACAAGGCGAACCGGCGCATCGCCGGTCTCCAGGTGGAACTGGAACAGAGCCGCGCCGCCTTCGACGACCTGCGCACCGAGCGCGACGGCCTCCTGCTGGAGCGCGACCAGATGGCCGCCCTGCTGAAACTCAACGAAGCGGGCCGCATCCAGCAGCTCATCGAGCAGAACATGGGTCTCGCCAAGCAGCTCCGCGAGGCGACGGAAAAGGTGGACCGCCTGGACCTCGACAACAACGCCACCAAGGACGAGCTGACGGAGACCCTGCGCGACCTGGCCATGGCCAAGGAACAGATCAACGCCTTCCGCAAGGAACGCATCAAGCAGGAGAAGCGCCTGGAGGAACTGCAGGCCCGCCTGAAGAACGAGGAAGGCGCGCTCGCCCGTGGCGAGGTCGCCGCCGACCCCGCCGAGGTCGAGATGCTGCGTGACATCATCAAGCGCCAGATCCGCGCCCAGAACCACCGCAAGGAAGCCCGCGACATCCTGGTGGAGGCCGCGAAGAAGCTCGGCAGCCAGGATGAGAACGTCGCACGCGCCATCGAGATGTTCGAGGGTGAGGAGATCCAGCTTTCCCCGGAGGAACAGAAGCTCATCGCCGACCGGCAGGTGGACGGCGAGTTCATCTCCCCCTTCGCCCGCGACCGCGCCACGGTTGAGGGAGCCACCCAAGGCCTGAAACGGGAACTGGAAAGCTACGACCGCGCCGCCACCCGTGCTTTCGCCGCGGAGCGCTACCACCCCGCCAAGGAACTTTTCCAGATGATCGTGGACGCCAACCCCGGCGACACCTCCGCGCTCTGCAAGCTGGGCGTGATCCAGCTCAAGCTCAACGACCTCGCCGGTGCCGACAACGCCTTCCGCCGCGCCATCGAGTTGGATGAGTCCAACCCTTACGCCCACATGATGCTGGGCCTGACGCTCCACAGCGCGGGCAACGCCGCCGAGGCGGAGGAACACGTCGCCCGCTCCGTCGAACTCGCCCCGGACAGCTACAAGGCGCAGATGCTCCTCGGCTTCATCCAGTTCGGCCAGGGCAAGACCAGCGAGGCGGAATCCCACTTCAAGGCCGCCATCTCCGCCGACCCCGTCCTCAGCGACCCCTACATCAACCTCGCCCTCATCAGCGTGAAGAAGAAGAAACTGGATGAGGCGCGGACCTACTACCAGCAGGCCCTGGAACGCGGTGCCCTGCCGGACCCCCGGCTTGAGAAACTCCTCGCCAGCTCCGCACCATGA